One genomic segment of Natrialbaceae archaeon AArc-T1-2 includes these proteins:
- a CDS encoding DUF5804 family protein produces MTRVCFIGSPDVNLRYELLSRETSREALATYDLECPFENTLAVRTVSVGAAVSLLNDLEWYLVRFVDEALLQEPSVSEAEWLSRELAESLRSGEITPEETGEYLKIYGVESAEEDDTAGGSESGPGGATLTAPVRLVEPLYARRTDGNVPAYDLRDVAETLVVRLTEAEFSA; encoded by the coding sequence GTGACCCGCGTCTGTTTCATCGGCTCCCCGGACGTGAACCTGCGGTACGAACTCCTCTCGCGGGAGACCTCTCGGGAGGCCCTCGCGACCTACGACCTCGAATGCCCCTTCGAGAACACGCTCGCCGTCCGGACGGTCAGCGTCGGCGCGGCCGTCTCTCTTCTCAACGATCTCGAGTGGTACCTCGTCCGGTTCGTCGACGAGGCACTGCTCCAGGAGCCAAGCGTCAGCGAGGCGGAGTGGCTCTCACGCGAGCTCGCGGAGTCGCTTCGAAGCGGCGAGATCACGCCCGAGGAGACGGGCGAGTATCTGAAGATCTACGGCGTCGAGTCGGCCGAGGAGGACGACACCGCAGGCGGTTCCGAGAGCGGACCCGGTGGCGCGACCCTCACGGCACCCGTCCGGCTCGTCGAACCGCTGTACGCCCGCCGGACCGACGGCAACGTCCCCGCCTACGACCTCCGGGACGTCGCCGAGACGCTGGTCGTTCGGCTCACGGAGGCTGAGTTTTCCGCATGA